A window of the Vibrio fluvialis genome harbors these coding sequences:
- a CDS encoding YejL family protein — protein MPITSKYSDEKVETILTEIAAVLDKHDASPELTLMIAGNVATNVLNQNVASAQRKAIAEKFAQALMSSLQD, from the coding sequence ATGCCAATTACATCGAAATACAGTGACGAAAAAGTTGAAACTATCCTGACTGAAATCGCTGCCGTTCTTGATAAACATGATGCTTCTCCAGAGCTTACCCTGATGATTGCAGGAAACGTGGCGACCAACGTGTTGAACCAAAACGTTGCCTCAGCACAGCGCAAAGCGATTGCGGAGAAGTTTGCTCAAGCGTTAATGTCTTCGTTACAAGACTAA
- the nhaC gene encoding Na+/H+ antiporter NhaC — MTQAPKRLPSLLQVIVSLGLFLLLAFSFTAKLDLPIQLALYIGWFIIITLGIRLGHKYQDLEKAALSGISNGLGAVLILLAVGALVGTWISGGIVPTIIYYGLKAIHPSIFLLATMVICSLTALATGTSWGAAGTAGIAMMGIGQGLGVPAPITAGAVLSGCYFGDKMSPLSDSVILASSMSNVEVVEHIKGMLPIALISYVITGIMFTLFGFHYAGNVDMSQVQSVINAMETQFYITPYSFIPVLIVLGLLAMRMPSFPVISFGSLLGIIWAVMIQDVDFLQAFNTAWAPFSIQSGVDFIDAILNRGGMSSMLGSVAVIVFGLGFGGLLDKVGVLETIAKLFERRVTSPGSLATSTIGTAFMGNVFGSAMYVSLILTPKICAKNYDRLGYKRKNLSRNAEFGGTLTSGMVPWSDNGIYMASILGVATLSYAPFMWLSFVCILVTIFTSYMGWFVDKCEPTAEVADEAEPEAVLQKQSA, encoded by the coding sequence ATGACTCAAGCCCCCAAACGCTTACCTAGTCTGTTACAAGTGATTGTATCGCTGGGTCTGTTTTTACTCCTGGCTTTTTCGTTTACTGCTAAGCTCGATCTGCCTATTCAACTGGCTTTGTACATTGGCTGGTTCATCATTATTACGCTGGGCATCCGCCTTGGTCACAAGTACCAAGATTTGGAAAAAGCAGCACTCAGCGGCATTTCTAACGGTTTAGGTGCTGTTTTAATACTTTTAGCGGTTGGCGCGCTGGTCGGCACCTGGATTTCCGGCGGTATTGTACCAACAATCATTTACTACGGTCTGAAAGCTATCCATCCTTCCATCTTTTTGCTGGCGACCATGGTGATCTGTTCTCTGACGGCGCTGGCAACCGGCACCTCTTGGGGCGCAGCAGGCACAGCAGGTATTGCGATGATGGGTATCGGCCAGGGTCTCGGCGTTCCGGCACCAATCACCGCAGGCGCGGTGCTGTCCGGCTGTTACTTTGGTGACAAAATGTCCCCACTGTCTGACTCCGTGATTCTGGCATCTTCGATGTCTAACGTTGAGGTTGTGGAACACATCAAAGGCATGCTGCCGATCGCACTGATCAGCTACGTAATTACCGGCATCATGTTTACCTTGTTCGGCTTCCACTACGCGGGCAACGTGGACATGTCACAGGTTCAATCTGTGATTAATGCGATGGAAACACAATTCTACATTACGCCTTACTCGTTCATTCCGGTGTTGATCGTACTGGGGCTGCTGGCGATGCGTATGCCTTCATTCCCCGTGATCAGTTTTGGTTCTCTGCTTGGTATTATCTGGGCGGTGATGATTCAGGATGTCGACTTCCTGCAAGCATTCAATACTGCATGGGCACCGTTCAGCATCCAGTCAGGTGTCGATTTCATTGACGCAATTCTCAACCGCGGTGGTATGTCTTCCATGCTGGGTTCTGTCGCGGTTATCGTGTTCGGCCTGGGCTTTGGTGGACTGCTGGACAAAGTGGGGGTGCTGGAAACCATCGCCAAACTGTTTGAGCGTCGCGTCACCAGTCCTGGCTCGCTAGCGACCAGCACCATCGGAACAGCATTCATGGGCAACGTGTTTGGTTCTGCGATGTACGTCTCTCTGATCCTGACACCGAAAATCTGCGCCAAAAACTACGACCGTCTGGGGTACAAGCGTAAAAACCTGTCTCGCAATGCCGAGTTTGGCGGCACGCTGACATCAGGTATGGTGCCTTGGAGTGACAACGGTATCTACATGGCGAGTATTCTTGGTGTGGCAACGCTATCGTATGCACCGTTCATGTGGCTGAGCTTCGTGTGTATCCTTGTGACAATTTTCACCTCTTACATGGGTTGGTTTGTTGACAAGTGCGAGCCCACCGCCGAAGTGGCAGATGAAGCCGAACCGGAAGCGGTGCTGCAAAAGCAGTCTGCTTAA
- a CDS encoding Hpt domain-containing protein: protein MRANSVSGLFKDKSYLAVIAVWGAVMLFVLLQYRALETTSRNLNELENSVEGLRNTIYFSAPYRTTRANDLALNIQLIYSLRLQLEADSTSDWFQPDLTQTLYVTDRFIEQTQSFLAVELSVNDLVERLQTLRERYASQPDIQADYLKIGAYVLQALYTEGARSPELYRTFDALLKLSETLPQDAKNDLQHTLAKVSTLLSHYAEGDNLVDKLLRHRVHNEIMSVNAQYEDRFKTLTIVSMGGSAIAMLLLVGLMMRSGRTADSAGKKEAAKETSAVVTMVEKEHNIVTPIMTKPQPIPQPEEGTAIDIARMLSSLNDDHDSVNMLLEVFVEDHRNDDQSLRQLLTTDPQAALRKAHSLKGVAGNLGADGLREIAMAIEMKLKQDTMPSEPELQQLTSQLKLAIESARYFLNKRAS from the coding sequence ATGAGAGCAAACAGCGTTAGTGGGCTATTCAAGGACAAGTCGTATCTCGCCGTTATTGCCGTATGGGGAGCGGTGATGCTGTTCGTTTTGCTGCAATACCGCGCTCTGGAAACCACCAGCCGTAATCTCAACGAACTGGAAAACAGCGTTGAAGGTCTGCGCAATACCATCTATTTCAGTGCGCCCTATCGAACCACGCGAGCCAACGATTTGGCGCTCAACATTCAGTTGATCTACTCCTTACGGCTGCAATTGGAAGCAGACTCGACCTCCGACTGGTTTCAACCCGATTTAACGCAAACTCTCTACGTAACAGACCGCTTTATCGAACAAACACAAAGTTTTCTGGCGGTGGAACTGTCGGTGAACGATTTGGTTGAGCGGTTGCAGACTTTGCGCGAGCGTTACGCATCACAGCCGGATATTCAGGCGGATTATCTCAAGATTGGCGCTTATGTGTTGCAGGCGCTCTACACAGAGGGCGCGCGCAGTCCTGAGCTCTATCGTACCTTTGATGCCTTATTGAAATTGTCCGAGACATTGCCACAAGACGCGAAAAATGATCTGCAACATACGCTTGCGAAGGTCTCGACGCTGCTCAGCCATTATGCCGAAGGTGACAATCTGGTAGATAAGCTGCTGCGTCATCGGGTGCACAATGAAATCATGTCGGTGAATGCTCAGTATGAGGATCGGTTTAAAACCCTGACGATTGTGAGCATGGGCGGCAGCGCCATCGCAATGTTACTGTTGGTTGGCTTGATGATGCGCAGCGGTCGCACCGCCGATTCTGCGGGCAAAAAAGAGGCGGCCAAAGAAACGAGCGCTGTAGTCACAATGGTGGAAAAGGAACACAACATTGTCACGCCGATAATGACTAAGCCTCAGCCGATTCCCCAGCCGGAAGAAGGGACGGCCATCGACATTGCGCGCATGCTGTCATCGCTCAATGATGATCATGATTCGGTGAATATGTTGCTTGAAGTGTTTGTTGAAGATCATCGCAACGATGACCAGAGTTTACGGCAATTGTTAACTACCGATCCGCAAGCTGCGCTGCGCAAAGCACACAGTCTGAAAGGTGTGGCTGGAAATTTAGGGGCTGATGGACTGCGTGAAATTGCCATGGCGATAGAAATGAAACTAAAGCAGGACACCATGCCTTCTGAGCCTGAACTACAGCAACTGACATCTCAGCTCAAACTGGCCATTGAAAGTGCCCGTTATTTTCTCAATAAGCGGGCCAGTTGA
- a CDS encoding ion transporter, producing the protein MPNNTLRHQLYVIIFGTHTRAGRLFDIALIVAILTSIFTLILESIPEVSAVWKTEIRYIEYFFTALFTIEYLLRLYCSPKPTAYAKSFYGVIDLLSILPTYFALLFPSATFMGAIRLLRVMRIFRILKLVRYLQDSNILMRSLLGARRKVLIFFSTVAVLVTIFGSLVYVIEGPENGFTSIPQSIYWAIVTITTVGYGDVAPQTPLGKAVASLTMLLGYSILAVPTGIITAELNQEMSSHRSLVKCPNCSLSGHESDALYCKHCGSELADPDKRVVPVLSGHDEYEEFDKNKAP; encoded by the coding sequence ATGCCCAACAACACACTCAGACATCAGCTTTACGTCATCATTTTCGGCACTCATACACGTGCCGGTCGACTGTTCGACATTGCTCTGATTGTCGCCATTCTGACTTCTATTTTTACCCTGATTCTGGAGTCGATTCCTGAAGTTTCAGCAGTATGGAAAACTGAAATTCGTTATATCGAATATTTCTTTACCGCTCTGTTTACTATCGAATATTTGCTGCGCCTTTACTGCTCGCCAAAGCCAACGGCTTACGCGAAAAGCTTTTATGGTGTGATTGATTTGTTGTCGATCCTCCCCACCTATTTCGCCCTGCTGTTCCCATCAGCCACATTCATGGGCGCGATTCGCCTGCTAAGGGTGATGCGGATCTTCCGAATCCTCAAGCTGGTGCGCTACCTGCAAGACTCCAACATTTTGATGCGTTCGTTACTTGGTGCCCGGCGCAAAGTCCTAATTTTCTTTAGCACAGTAGCGGTGTTGGTCACGATCTTTGGCTCGTTGGTGTATGTCATTGAAGGGCCGGAAAACGGTTTTACCAGCATTCCACAAAGTATTTACTGGGCGATTGTGACCATTACGACGGTCGGTTATGGCGACGTGGCGCCGCAAACGCCACTGGGAAAAGCCGTCGCTTCGCTCACCATGTTGCTGGGCTATTCGATTCTGGCGGTGCCTACCGGGATCATCACCGCCGAACTGAATCAGGAAATGAGCTCCCATCGCTCCTTGGTCAAATGTCCGAACTGTTCGTTGTCGGGACACGAATCTGACGCGTTGTATTGCAAACATTGTGGCAGCGAGCTGGCCGACCCGGATAAGCGGGTGGTGCCGGTATTGAGTGGGCACGATGAATATGAGGAGTTTGATAAAAATAAAGCGCCATAA
- the asd gene encoding aspartate-semialdehyde dehydrogenase: MRVGLVGWRGMVGSVLMQRMVEERDFDLIEPVFYSTSQIGIPAPNFGKEAGLLQDAFDIDSLKQLDAVITCQGGSYTEKVYPALRQAGWKGYWIDAASTLRMDKDSIITLDPVNLTQIQQGIHGGTNTFVGGNCTVSLMLMGLGGLFERGLVEWMSAMTYQAASGAGAQNMRELISQMGVINDAVSSELANPSSSILDIDQKVAETMRSSSFPTDQFGVPLAGSLIPWIDVKRDNGQSKEEWKAGVEANKILGLQNSPVPIDGTCVRIGAMRCHSQALTIKLKQNVPLDEIEEMIATHNDWVKVIPNERDITARELSPAKVTGTLSVPVGRLRKMSMGDDFLNAFTVGDQLLWGAAEPLRRTLRIILAEKQ; the protein is encoded by the coding sequence ATGAGAGTAGGTTTAGTGGGTTGGCGTGGCATGGTTGGTTCTGTACTCATGCAACGTATGGTTGAAGAACGTGATTTTGACCTGATTGAGCCCGTTTTCTACAGTACGTCACAAATCGGTATCCCTGCGCCAAACTTCGGCAAAGAAGCAGGTTTACTTCAAGATGCGTTTGATATTGATAGCCTGAAGCAGTTGGATGCGGTTATTACATGTCAGGGCGGCAGCTACACTGAGAAAGTGTACCCGGCACTTCGCCAGGCAGGCTGGAAAGGCTACTGGATTGATGCAGCGTCTACACTTCGCATGGACAAAGACTCCATTATTACTCTGGATCCAGTCAACCTGACTCAAATCCAACAAGGCATTCACGGTGGAACCAACACTTTCGTTGGCGGTAACTGTACCGTTAGCCTGATGCTGATGGGCCTGGGTGGTCTGTTTGAGCGTGGTCTGGTGGAATGGATGAGCGCGATGACCTACCAAGCCGCTTCTGGCGCGGGTGCACAAAACATGCGCGAACTCATTTCGCAAATGGGCGTGATCAATGATGCCGTAAGCTCTGAGCTGGCAAACCCATCAAGCTCTATTCTGGATATCGACCAGAAAGTGGCAGAAACCATGCGCTCTTCAAGCTTCCCGACAGACCAGTTTGGCGTACCGCTAGCAGGGTCTCTGATCCCTTGGATCGACGTGAAACGCGACAACGGTCAGAGCAAAGAAGAGTGGAAAGCTGGCGTAGAAGCGAACAAGATTCTGGGCCTGCAAAACTCTCCAGTACCAATCGACGGTACCTGTGTCCGTATCGGTGCGATGCGCTGCCACTCTCAGGCGCTGACCATCAAGCTGAAACAGAATGTACCGCTGGACGAAATTGAAGAGATGATCGCAACGCACAACGATTGGGTAAAAGTTATCCCGAACGAGCGCGACATCACCGCTCGTGAATTGAGCCCAGCGAAAGTCACAGGTACTCTGTCTGTGCCAGTAGGCCGTCTGCGTAAGATGTCTATGGGCGATGACTTCCTGAACGCCTTCACTGTGGGTGACCAGTTATTATGGGGCGCAGCAGAACCTCTGCGTCGTACACTGCGCATCATTCTGGCTGAAAAACAGTAA
- a CDS encoding YchE family NAAT transporter — translation MHFEFAIFLQFFLGLVAAVNPVGIMPIFVSLTGHMTPDEKKKTARTANVAVAVILITALLGGQMLLDMFSISLDSFRVAGGLLLLSIAFSMMSGKLGEDKQNKQEKSEYISREQIGVVPLAMPLMAGPGAISSTIVYGSRYPAMMDTAGIILTILVFSVASWLLFRSAPYIVRLLGQTGINVITRIMGLILGALGIEFITNGLRSLFPGLA, via the coding sequence ATGCATTTTGAGTTTGCTATCTTTCTACAGTTCTTTTTAGGTCTGGTTGCTGCTGTTAACCCGGTCGGTATCATGCCGATTTTCGTTTCTCTCACCGGTCACATGACGCCGGATGAAAAGAAAAAGACCGCGCGCACCGCTAACGTAGCCGTCGCTGTGATTCTGATTACCGCACTTCTGGGTGGTCAGATGCTGCTGGATATGTTCAGTATTTCTCTGGACTCATTTCGCGTAGCAGGTGGTCTGCTGTTACTGAGTATCGCCTTTTCGATGATGAGCGGTAAGCTGGGTGAAGATAAGCAAAACAAACAGGAAAAATCGGAATACATCAGCCGCGAGCAAATTGGCGTCGTGCCCCTTGCCATGCCTTTAATGGCTGGCCCTGGTGCCATCAGTTCGACTATTGTTTACGGATCACGTTATCCGGCTATGATGGATACCGCAGGCATCATTCTGACTATTTTGGTGTTCAGTGTAGCGTCCTGGCTGCTGTTTCGCTCTGCGCCATACATCGTCCGCCTGCTGGGTCAAACGGGCATCAACGTTATTACTCGTATTATGGGCCTGATCCTTGGTGCACTGGGTATCGAATTCATTACCAATGGTTTGCGCAGCCTGTTCCCAGGGTTAGCGTAA
- the yejK gene encoding nucleoid-associated protein YejK encodes MSLHLSNVILHQLRKNDNDELMVNYRAQSLDNDTSTENLVAELHRVFNAKAGKGFGSFKSDSDFQSWLQELRKGERNFYEFSQLSAQRLKDELAKYPFADEGILVMAEYQSLATDYLFIGILPMNQSLKVTEGLDISATDYLDINKMDIAARIDLSSYETDRDSNRYLSYIKGRVGRKVADFFLDFLQADIGLDPKQQNQLLMQAVEDFCTDSKLEKDEAISYKKQVYDYCSDQIKAGEEVQIQELSGELPASTDGTSFFDFTREHGYELEESFPGDRSTVRKLTKYVGAGGGLNISFDSLLMGERVFYDPETDTLTIKGTPPNLRDQLTRKQ; translated from the coding sequence ATGAGTTTGCACCTTTCCAATGTCATTTTGCATCAACTGCGCAAAAACGATAATGACGAGTTGATGGTTAACTACCGCGCTCAGTCTCTCGATAATGATACTTCAACCGAAAACCTAGTGGCCGAACTGCATCGCGTGTTCAACGCGAAAGCGGGTAAGGGGTTCGGTTCGTTTAAGTCTGACAGTGATTTTCAAAGCTGGTTGCAGGAATTACGTAAAGGTGAGCGAAACTTTTACGAATTTTCGCAACTGAGCGCACAGCGTCTGAAAGATGAATTGGCGAAATACCCGTTTGCTGATGAAGGCATTCTGGTGATGGCGGAATATCAGTCGCTGGCTACTGATTATCTGTTTATCGGTATTTTGCCGATGAACCAAAGCCTGAAAGTGACTGAAGGTCTCGACATCAGCGCGACCGATTACCTCGACATTAACAAGATGGATATCGCCGCGCGTATCGATTTGTCGAGCTACGAGACGGATCGCGATTCCAACCGTTACCTGTCTTACATTAAAGGCCGCGTGGGGCGTAAAGTGGCGGATTTCTTCCTCGACTTCCTACAAGCGGATATCGGTTTGGATCCAAAACAGCAAAACCAGCTGCTGATGCAGGCGGTGGAAGATTTCTGTACCGATTCTAAGCTCGAAAAAGACGAAGCGATCAGCTACAAAAAGCAGGTTTACGATTACTGTAGCGACCAGATTAAAGCGGGCGAAGAGGTACAGATTCAGGAACTGTCGGGCGAGTTGCCAGCCAGTACTGATGGCACCAGCTTCTTCGATTTCACACGCGAACATGGCTATGAGCTGGAAGAAAGTTTCCCGGGTGATCGCAGCACCGTGCGCAAGCTGACCAAATACGTGGGGGCTGGTGGCGGCCTCAATATCAGCTTTGACAGCCTGTTGATGGGTGAGCGTGTATTCTACGATCCAGAAACGGACACGCTGACCATTAAAGGCACACCGCCAAACTTACGTGATCAACTGACTCGTAAGCAGTAA